The Phycisphaeraceae bacterium genome has a window encoding:
- the rplM gene encoding 50S ribosomal protein L13 — MPRQTTLAKPGDVTPQWRHFDADGQVLGRLATRIATVLMGKHRPEYTPHVLTGDMVVVTNAEKVVMTGKKLDQRVKTRYSNYPGGLKVETFRQVQAKHPQRLIEDAVRRMVPKGRLGKKIMGRLKVYAGPQHPHQPQQLIASN, encoded by the coding sequence ATGCCTCGTCAGACTACGTTGGCCAAGCCCGGAGACGTCACGCCCCAGTGGCGGCATTTCGATGCCGATGGGCAGGTGCTGGGCCGGCTCGCCACCCGTATCGCCACCGTGCTCATGGGCAAGCACCGTCCGGAGTACACGCCCCACGTTCTCACGGGCGACATGGTGGTCGTCACCAACGCCGAGAAGGTCGTGATGACGGGCAAGAAGCTCGATCAGCGCGTCAAGACGCGATACAGCAACTACCCCGGCGGCCTGAAGGTGGAGACGTTCCGTCAGGTGCAGGCCAAGCACCCCCAGCGCCTCATCGAGGACGCCGTGCGCCGCATGGTGCCCAAGGGGCGGCTGGGCAAGAAGATCATGGGTCGGCTGAAGGTCTACGCCGGTCCGCAGCACCCCCATCAGCCGCAGCAGTTGATCGCCTCGAACTGA
- the rpsI gene encoding 30S ribosomal protein S9 yields the protein MSDSTATVAALAPRIKSGPDRQGWFRGTGRRKTAVARVRIKPGAGAIQINERELDKFFTEDRDRKNILAVLEKTGTHGKVDVQAQVHGGGFTGQAGAIVLGLGRALKRYDQSLESILRDNGFLTRDSREVERKKAGQKGARGRFQFSKR from the coding sequence ATGAGTGACTCGACCGCCACCGTCGCCGCCCTCGCGCCTCGTATCAAGTCCGGCCCGGATCGTCAGGGCTGGTTCCGCGGCACCGGACGCCGCAAGACCGCCGTCGCCCGCGTGCGCATCAAGCCCGGGGCGGGCGCGATCCAGATCAACGAACGCGAACTCGACAAGTTCTTCACCGAGGATCGTGATCGCAAGAACATCCTCGCGGTGCTGGAGAAGACCGGCACGCACGGCAAGGTGGACGTGCAGGCCCAGGTGCATGGCGGCGGATTCACCGGACAGGCCGGCGCCATCGTGCTGGGGCTGGGCCGGGCGCTGAAGCGATACGACCAGTCGCTGGAGTCGATCCTCCGCGACAACGGCTTCCTGACCCGCGACTCGCGCGAGGTTGAGCGCAAGAAGGCCGGCCAGAAGGGCGCCCGCGGCCGCTTCCAGTTCTCCAAACGCTGA
- the plsY gene encoding glycerol-3-phosphate 1-O-acyltransferase PlsY, whose protein sequence is MLPWFIAAAAYVVGSIPFGYLIGRMKGIDIRQHGSKNVGATNVTRVLGRPLGLTCFALDVVKGAAPVAIAGAMLGMLGRPLVTMTGDGALVGESAITAGEMGLWLLVAAAAIAGHMYSVFLGFKGGKGVATGFGAMLGMWPLLTYPALGALAVWVATVMASRYVSLASMTAACLLPLLTALSAWLMSGRSEGITRAWPLILVTILLAVLVVWKHRGNIERLRDGTEPKIGRRLAQAGGSAGNRG, encoded by the coding sequence ATGCTCCCCTGGTTCATCGCGGCGGCGGCGTATGTCGTGGGCTCCATCCCCTTCGGCTACCTGATCGGCCGGATGAAGGGCATCGACATCCGCCAGCATGGCTCGAAGAACGTCGGGGCCACCAACGTCACGCGCGTGCTCGGACGTCCGCTGGGGCTGACGTGCTTCGCACTTGACGTGGTCAAGGGGGCGGCGCCGGTTGCGATCGCGGGTGCCATGCTGGGCATGCTGGGGCGGCCGCTGGTGACGATGACTGGCGACGGCGCGCTCGTGGGAGAGTCAGCCATCACCGCAGGCGAAATGGGACTGTGGCTCCTGGTCGCGGCGGCCGCCATCGCGGGACACATGTACTCGGTCTTCCTCGGCTTCAAGGGCGGAAAGGGCGTGGCCACCGGCTTCGGGGCCATGCTGGGCATGTGGCCCCTGCTCACCTACCCCGCGCTGGGCGCGCTGGCGGTCTGGGTGGCGACGGTGATGGCGAGCCGTTATGTCAGTCTCGCCAGCATGACCGCCGCCTGCCTGCTGCCGCTCCTGACGGCGTTGTCGGCGTGGCTGATGTCGGGGAGAAGCGAGGGAATCACTCGGGCGTGGCCGTTGATCCTGGTGACGATTCTGCTCGCCGTACTGGTGGTGTGGAAACACCGGGGGAACATCGAGCGCCTGCGCGATGGGACGGAGCCGAAGATCGGGAGGCGGCTCGCCCAGGCCGGTGGAAGCGCCGGGAATCGCGGGTAA